GCTGTTGAAGGCGACGAGCAGCGGATAGATGCCGCTATAGAGCAGGCGCGACGAGCCGACCATGATGCCGAGCGCCATGCCGAACACGACAGCCGCGACGAACCCGATCAGGGTGGTGGCAAGCGTCGCCGTGCCGTGCACGAACAGGGGATAGCGGAACTTGTAGATCGCCTGCAGCGTCTCCCACGGAGTCGGCAGGATGAAGCTCTTGATGTCGAACAGCCAGACGCCCAGCCACCATGCCGCGATCAGCAACAGCGTCGCGACCCAGGGGGCAAGCCTTTGTTGCAGCCTTGTCGTCAATTCTGTTTCCCCAGGCTGATATGGTGGCGCAGGTCATGCACCAGGTCGACGAAGCCGGGCTCGAACGTGCATTCGAGCGTGCGCGGGCGCGGAATGTCGATCCTGCTGGTTTTCAGGATCCGCCCGGGCCGTGCGCTCATGACGTGAACGGTCTCGGCGAGATAGACGGCTTCGCGCAGCTCGTGCGTCACCAGGATGATGGTGCACTTGCGGAACGACCAGAGTTCCTGCAGCACGGCCCAGAGATCCTCGCGCGTGAAGGCGTCGAGCGCCGCGAACGGCTCGTCGAGAAGCAGGATGGAAGGCTCGTGGATCAGCGCGCGGCAAAGCTGCGCGCGCTGCTGCATGCCGCCGGAAAGCTGCCAGGGCATGCGATCGCCGAAGCCGCTCAGGCCCACCTTCTGCAGCAGAACCTCGGCGGCCTCGCGGTTCTTGTCCCGGTCGATCCTCTGCCTGCTGCGGTGCGGCTCGA
This genomic interval from Bradyrhizobium sp. NP1 contains the following:
- a CDS encoding ABC transporter ATP-binding protein → MSFIELTDVDLVYGGAAQDKSSQTLAVSAATLSIAHGEFLAIVGPSGCGKSTLLKLISGLVRPSRGKVVVDGKQVTHPLKTVGMAFQNATLLPWRNIRDNVMLPLEIVEPHRSRQRIDRDKNREAAEVLLQKVGLSGFGDRMPWQLSGGMQQRAQLCRALIHEPSILLLDEPFAALDAFTREDLWAVLQELWSFRKCTIILVTHELREAVYLAETVHVMSARPGRILKTSRIDIPRPRTLECTFEPGFVDLVHDLRHHISLGKQN